In one Pseudomonas sp. 31-12 genomic region, the following are encoded:
- a CDS encoding LysR substrate-binding domain-containing protein — translation MKLIQLRAFCSVVDRGSFRSAARELDVAQSTLTESVQSLERELGVTLLMRSNQGISLTLAGKVFLTRARSIILDCDRAVQDVRQWNGTPEGQIALGVTAEPMAACLMPVFSSFTHRFPNVQLHVASGKTRMLIEMIRAGRLDFVMGPLSPDVCDIDLNIERLYSSKTSVIARKGHPLASARSVRDLADCQWISVRPAGVVGSAENHLIERFKAHGLPPPKIAITTESLLELLHIISETDYLTLEPGMLPGMKLFSSSLISISIPELLASCEVCLISRRVSPFTQVTQELTSMLISYSRLRHRAKG, via the coding sequence ATGAAGCTGATCCAGCTACGAGCGTTCTGCTCAGTGGTCGACAGGGGCAGCTTTCGTTCCGCGGCGCGAGAACTGGACGTTGCCCAAAGCACGCTGACAGAGTCGGTTCAAAGTCTGGAAAGAGAGCTCGGGGTCACCTTGTTGATGCGCTCCAATCAAGGCATCAGCCTGACCCTGGCCGGCAAGGTTTTCCTGACCCGGGCACGCTCGATCATTCTCGATTGCGATCGCGCGGTACAAGACGTCCGCCAGTGGAATGGAACGCCTGAGGGCCAGATCGCCTTGGGTGTCACAGCGGAACCCATGGCTGCGTGCTTGATGCCGGTCTTCAGCAGTTTTACCCACCGTTTTCCTAACGTGCAGCTGCACGTCGCCAGCGGAAAGACCCGTATGCTGATCGAGATGATTCGCGCTGGCCGGCTCGACTTTGTGATGGGTCCACTGAGTCCCGACGTCTGCGATATAGACCTGAACATCGAGCGGCTCTACAGCTCGAAAACCAGCGTCATTGCGCGTAAGGGCCATCCCTTGGCGAGTGCTCGATCAGTGCGCGATTTGGCCGATTGCCAGTGGATCAGCGTCCGGCCGGCGGGAGTCGTCGGCAGCGCGGAGAACCATCTGATCGAGCGGTTCAAAGCCCACGGCTTACCGCCACCGAAGATCGCGATCACGACCGAATCGCTGCTGGAACTCCTGCACATCATTTCCGAGACGGATTACCTGACCCTGGAGCCCGGCATGCTTCCCGGCATGAAGCTGTTTTCCTCATCGCTTATAAGCATTTCGATTCCGGAGCTGTTGGCGTCGTGTGAGGTGTGTCTGATCAGCCGCCGGGTGTCACCCTTCACCCAAGTCACGCAGGAACTGACCAGCATGCTGATTTCGTACTCGCGCTTGCGTCACCGAGCCAAAGGGTGA
- a CDS encoding cupin domain-containing protein, producing the protein MIQSMMKTACLTTLLVVGAAISVVQAQPLPLGKTGALYNEDVEWRSFAAFPKEVKLAVLVGDPAKPGPYVVRVKVPNGTKLMPHTHPEDRIYTVVSGVFYIGFGSVFDPDKLVAYGPGSVVVLPANTPHFHWARSGEYISQVYGTGPLGLEYIDSRDDPRHASK; encoded by the coding sequence ATGATTCAGAGCATGATGAAAACTGCTTGCCTGACAACGCTTCTTGTCGTGGGTGCAGCAATATCGGTTGTCCAAGCACAACCCTTACCGCTGGGTAAAACCGGCGCTTTGTATAACGAAGACGTGGAGTGGCGTAGTTTTGCGGCGTTTCCGAAAGAAGTAAAACTGGCTGTCCTGGTCGGTGATCCTGCCAAGCCAGGCCCCTACGTTGTGCGAGTCAAAGTGCCGAACGGCACGAAATTAATGCCCCATACCCATCCTGAAGACCGTATCTACACCGTAGTGTCCGGTGTGTTTTATATCGGCTTCGGTTCTGTGTTTGATCCGGACAAACTGGTCGCTTATGGCCCGGGCAGTGTAGTGGTGCTCCCGGCCAATACTCCGCATTTTCATTGGGCCAGGTCGGGGGAGTACATCTCTCAGGTTTATGGAACAGGTCCCTTGGGGCTTGAGTACATTGATAGCCGTGACGATCCTCGTCATGCGTCAAAGTAA
- a CDS encoding tRNA (adenine(22)-N(1))-methyltransferase TrmK — protein MNEQTLSMRLERVAAHVPAGARLADIGSDHGYLPVALIRRGAIASAVAGEVALTPFHSAERTVRESGLDPHITVRLANGLAAIGPEDRITAISICGMGGETIRDILDSGKAHLNGQERLILQPNGGEQPLRQWLMANGYRILCEELLRENRFFYEIIVAECAGPVIYTAEELYFGPLQMQARSPAFLVKWQRILRHKQQTLTHFARARQAVPEEKVQDVARQARWITELLA, from the coding sequence TTGAACGAACAGACATTGTCCATGCGTTTGGAACGCGTGGCGGCGCATGTACCCGCCGGTGCACGCCTGGCCGATATCGGCTCGGATCACGGCTACCTGCCGGTGGCGTTGATTCGCCGGGGCGCCATCGCGTCGGCCGTGGCCGGCGAAGTGGCGTTGACGCCGTTCCACTCGGCCGAACGCACCGTGCGCGAAAGCGGCCTGGACCCGCACATCACCGTGCGCCTGGCCAATGGCCTTGCGGCCATCGGGCCGGAAGACCGGATCACCGCGATCAGCATCTGCGGCATGGGCGGCGAGACGATCCGCGACATCCTCGACAGCGGCAAGGCGCATCTGAACGGCCAGGAACGCCTGATCCTGCAGCCCAACGGCGGCGAGCAGCCCCTGCGCCAATGGCTGATGGCCAACGGCTACCGCATCCTCTGCGAGGAACTGCTGCGGGAAAACCGCTTCTTCTATGAAATCATTGTCGCCGAGTGCGCCGGACCGGTGATATACACCGCCGAGGAACTGTACTTCGGCCCGCTGCAGATGCAGGCACGCAGCCCGGCGTTCCTGGTCAAGTGGCAGCGCATACTGCGCCACAAGCAGCAAACCCTGACCCACTTCGCCCGAGCGCGGCAGGCTGTGCCCGAGGAAAAGGTGCAGGACGTCGCCCGGCAGGCCCGATGGATCACCGAACTGCTGGCGTGA
- a CDS encoding DUF2986 domain-containing protein encodes MNRQKKIKQLLKAHAKKASAKLAPQSKSKYISKADRLKLAAESSDGSIVVAES; translated from the coding sequence ATGAATCGTCAGAAAAAAATAAAGCAGTTGTTAAAGGCCCACGCCAAAAAGGCCAGTGCCAAATTGGCACCGCAAAGCAAGTCTAAATACATCAGTAAAGCCGACCGATTGAAACTGGCGGCTGAATCCAGTGACGGCTCAATCGTTGTCGCTGAGAGCTGA
- a CDS encoding antibiotic biosynthesis monooxygenase, producing MIYEIALLPVHKERIEQFRCAFAEVAPLLTRAKGYGGHLLAQGIETPQLFNLIVRWASLEDHTPGFEESEDHRVFMMGLQEYFSEEPTVYHIEGAAFATGEHDDPDSAVGMSNTGTKSLWL from the coding sequence ATGATTTATGAGATCGCTTTGCTCCCCGTCCACAAAGAACGCATTGAACAGTTCAGGTGTGCATTTGCCGAGGTCGCTCCTTTGCTCACCCGCGCAAAGGGTTACGGCGGCCACTTGCTCGCGCAAGGCATCGAAACCCCGCAGCTATTCAACCTGATCGTGCGCTGGGCTTCACTCGAGGATCACACGCCAGGCTTCGAAGAGAGTGAAGACCATCGGGTGTTCATGATGGGCTTACAGGAATATTTTTCGGAAGAACCGACGGTCTATCACATTGAGGGGGCAGCTTTTGCTACAGGCGAACATGATGACCCTGACAGTGCCGTTGGCATGAGTAATACCGGTACTAAAAGTTTGTGGCTTTAA
- a CDS encoding zinc-dependent alcohol dehydrogenase family protein, which translates to MKALILKSFGGPESFELREVPKPVPRAGQVLVRVHATSINPLDYQVRRGDYPDLVQLPAITGHDVSGVVEAVGPGVTSFAPGDEVWYTPQIFDGPGSYAEYHVAAENIIGKKPASLSHLEAASLTLVGGTAWEALIVRASLRVGESILIHGGAGGVGHVAIQMAKAMGARVFTTVREANVEFARSLGADVIIDYEKDDYVDAIIRETGGRGVDVVFDTIGGNTLSRSPDVLAQLGRVVSIVDIAQPQNVVQAWGKNASYHFVFTRQNRGKLDELSALIERGQLRPHVGAVYSLADIALAHARLEGPNNGIQGKIAIAVEPSLIS; encoded by the coding sequence ATGAAAGCGCTGATACTTAAATCTTTTGGCGGCCCGGAATCGTTCGAACTTCGCGAGGTGCCCAAGCCAGTGCCGCGTGCGGGACAAGTCCTGGTGCGGGTACACGCAACCTCCATCAATCCGTTGGATTACCAGGTTCGACGTGGCGATTATCCCGACCTGGTACAACTGCCGGCCATTACCGGGCACGACGTATCGGGCGTTGTCGAAGCAGTCGGGCCGGGTGTGACGTCCTTCGCTCCGGGAGATGAAGTCTGGTACACCCCACAAATATTCGACGGGCCAGGAAGTTATGCCGAGTACCACGTTGCGGCCGAAAACATTATCGGGAAGAAGCCTGCCTCGTTAAGCCATCTTGAGGCGGCAAGCCTGACCTTGGTTGGCGGTACCGCGTGGGAAGCACTGATCGTGCGTGCGTCGCTCAGAGTGGGGGAAAGCATTCTGATACATGGCGGCGCGGGAGGCGTCGGTCATGTGGCGATCCAAATGGCAAAAGCCATGGGAGCAAGAGTGTTCACGACCGTGCGCGAAGCAAACGTTGAGTTTGCTCGAAGTTTGGGTGCCGACGTGATCATCGACTACGAAAAGGACGATTACGTCGACGCCATCATCCGGGAAACGGGTGGCCGCGGAGTCGATGTCGTGTTCGACACCATCGGCGGCAACACACTGTCGCGCAGCCCCGACGTGCTCGCACAACTTGGCCGCGTTGTCTCGATTGTGGACATTGCACAGCCACAAAACGTCGTTCAGGCCTGGGGCAAGAACGCCAGTTATCACTTCGTGTTCACAAGACAGAACCGCGGCAAGCTGGATGAGTTGAGCGCATTGATAGAGCGCGGTCAGCTGCGGCCACATGTTGGTGCCGTCTATTCGCTTGCCGACATTGCGCTTGCACATGCCCGGTTGGAGGGTCCCAACAACGGCATTCAAGGAAAAATCGCGATTGCAGTCGAGCCATCGCTCATCTCGTAA
- a CDS encoding helix-turn-helix transcriptional regulator: MELLEIFKALSNRTRLEILKGLKDPAKNFPPQDEGDVHTVGVCVSSIQEGVGLSQSTVSDYLATLQRVGLVDVTRIGQWTYYKRNEATIRVLAEIIGKEL, from the coding sequence ATGGAATTACTCGAAATATTCAAAGCTCTCTCGAACCGTACGCGCCTTGAAATCCTGAAAGGTTTGAAGGACCCAGCCAAGAACTTCCCTCCGCAGGATGAAGGGGACGTTCATACGGTGGGAGTCTGCGTCAGCAGTATTCAAGAAGGCGTCGGGCTGTCGCAGTCAACGGTTTCTGATTATCTTGCAACTCTGCAACGGGTGGGCTTGGTCGACGTCACGCGCATCGGTCAGTGGACCTATTACAAGCGAAATGAAGCAACCATCCGTGTTCTAGCGGAGATCATAGGGAAAGAGCTGTAA
- a CDS encoding DUF6124 family protein: protein MFKITPNPPDTDPASPYETLDSRKLHEAAERALDFYLNPAALMNTPRKPSTIFMIAPDVDDETLLVQACESMASASVMASDIAGLVEGSHRNTLLALQQVIMLGELAVNRMLDNLVPPT from the coding sequence ATGTTCAAGATCACACCCAACCCACCGGACACCGATCCGGCCTCCCCCTACGAAACCCTCGACTCAAGAAAACTGCACGAAGCCGCCGAACGCGCGCTCGATTTCTACCTCAATCCGGCGGCGCTCATGAACACTCCACGCAAACCCAGCACCATTTTCATGATTGCACCGGATGTCGACGACGAAACCTTGCTGGTTCAAGCATGTGAGTCGATGGCGTCGGCCAGTGTCATGGCCAGCGATATCGCGGGGTTGGTGGAGGGCTCCCACCGCAACACCTTGCTGGCGCTTCAGCAGGTCATCATGCTCGGGGAATTGGCGGTGAATCGGATGCTGGATAACCTCGTTCCACCGACGTAA